One Polypterus senegalus isolate Bchr_013 chromosome 10, ASM1683550v1, whole genome shotgun sequence DNA segment encodes these proteins:
- the LOC120536342 gene encoding tripartite motif-containing protein 16-like, which yields MSCHRKFCQVFNKKSSSAVSSASGRNAFPSSSNQGSAAREVQKHEETFETLLKLRSDVTNLIRDYEKREVDKVEDVIRQLEKEIMELKSRDTELTKLLSIDDHIHFLQKLPSLCVPVGDEDAPIIAINEDFLPETLKKDLCDLKKYVEEMSGWEFVKTTEMDVDPPGYTLQNLKSRNGIGKYSCPLTLDPTTANQWLRLSERNEKVTFEDTVSPCLDYPDRFDWWSQVLCREALSGTRCYWEVEWMGEKAEIGVAYKGIERKGWGYDCRLGFSVKSWILSCSQYGYSVWHNKKKTEISAPSSHKIGIYLDYPAGALSFYSISDTMTLLHRFNTSFTEPLYPGFWVGENSSVTICPLYQSDQ from the exons ATGTCTTGTCACCGGAAGTTCTGTCAGGTCTTCAATAAAAAGAGCAGCAGTGCCGTGTCCAG tgcaagtGGCCGAAATGCATTTCCATCTTCTTCTAATCAGGGTTCTGCTGCAAGAGAAGTTCAGAAACATGAGGAGACTTTTGAGACTTTGCTGAAATTGAGGTCAGATGTCACCAACCTGATCAGAGATTACGAGAAGAGGGAAGTAGACAAGGTAGAAGATGTCATCAGACAACTGGAGAAGGAGATCATGGAGCTGAAAAGTAGAGACACTGAACTGACTAAGCTTTTATCGATAGATGACCACATTCACTTCCTCCAG AAACTCCCATCTCTCTGTGTCCCTGTTGGAGATGAAGATGCACCCATCATCGCTATTAATGAAGACTTCCTTCCTGAGACTCTAAAGAAGGATCTTTGTGATCTGAAGAAATACGTGGAGGAGATGAGTGGCTGGGAGTTTGTGAAGACCACTGAGATGG ATGTTGACCCTCCAGGTTACACCTTGCAGAATCTGAAGAGCAGAAATGGAATTGGAAAAT ACTCCTGTCCACTCACCCTGGACCCCACCACGGCAAATCAATGGCTTCGCCTGTCGGAAAGGAACGAGAAGGTGACATTTGAGGATACGGTGTCCCCATGTCTTGAttatcctgacagatttgactggTGGTCCCAGGTTCTATGCAGAGAGGCTCTAAGTGGAACTCGTTGTTACTGGGAGGTTGAATGGATGGGCGAAAAGGCAGAGATTGGAGTCGCTTATAAAGGAATAGAACGGAAAGGCTGGGGTTACGACTGCCGCCTTGGTTTCAGTGTGAAATCATGGATTTTGTCCTGCTCTCAGTACGGTTATTCTGTGTGGCACAATAAGAAGAAGACTGAAATTAGTGCCCCCTCCAGTCACAAAATAGGCATCTATCTGGACTATCCGGCTGGCGCTCTGTCCTTTTATAGCATCTCAGACAccatgaccctcctgcacaggttcaacacctccttcactgagccgcTCTACCCAGGGTTTTGGGTTGGAGAAAACTCCAGTGTGACAATCTGTCCTCTGTACCAGTCTGACCAGTGA